Part of the Leptolyngbya sp. 'hensonii' genome is shown below.
AACTGGAGCCCCTCTGCTCCCAGTGAGTTTATGGGGAACAGAAGACATTATCCACAAGCCTTCTCCCCTGCCCCGACCTGTTCCTGTTACAATCCGCATTGGTGAACCCATTCCACCACCCAGTTCAGGCGATCGGGAAGAACTGGAGGCCCTGACCCAAACCTGCGCTGCCACCATTAATACGATGCACAGTCTGGGTCGATAAGTTGCGAGGCTTAATGCCTGTACCCCCCACCACTCCCATTCACACCGTCATCTTTGACTTCGATGGCACGATCGCCGACACGCTCGATGTCGTGGTCAGAATCGCCAATCATCTGGCTGGGGAATTTGGCTACGAACCTGTCACCAATGAACAGGTTAAAGCCTTTAAGCACCTCAGTTCCCGACAGATTATTCAGTCATCGGGGGTTCCCTTGATGCGAGTTCCTTTTCTCCTGAGGCGAGTTCGGACTGAGCTGAAAACAGAAATTAGTACAGCCATCCCCATCCCCGGCATCCCAGAAGTTCTGGCCCAATTACAGATTCAGGGGTATCACCTGGGAATTGCCACCTCTAACTCCCGCGATAATGTGCTGGCTTTTCTGGCTGCCAATCAATTAACCCCTGCTTTTGATTTCATCTACTCTGGCTTGACGCTTTTGGGTAAGGGCAGACTCTTAAAACGAATCCTGGCTAAAGAACGGCTCCATCCTACCTCTGTCGTTTATGTAGGGGATGAAACCAGGGATATTGAAGCTGCAAAGCAGGTTGGAGTCTGGACGATCGCCGTGGCCTGGGGATTCAATTCCAGGGAGATTCTGACTAAGCATCAGCCAGACTACCTGATTCACCATCCCCAGCAACTCCTTGAAGTGCTAGCCCAGAATGGTCAGTCAGCCCGTTAGGTTCAGCCCCTCAGAAGCCACCCACCATCCATCGAAACAACAGGCTGACCAGCCAGGCGGCCAGAATTCCGATCGCCAGGAGGGTCGCCAGCAAACCCATCACCAGCAAAACGATAAAGACGCGATCGATGGGCTGGCCTGCCTCTGGCTGATCTATATGCGCTTCGAGTAAGGCCAGGTTACGACTGTTGGCCTTCCAGGTTACATCAGCCAAATCTCCCAAAACGGGGAGTACCCCCAGCAGGGCATCCATGATCACATGGCCTACCATCCGCAGCAATATATCCCGTGAAACCCCCAACCGGGCTGCCTCAAACACAATATAGACTGAGAGAATGGCTCCGATCGTGTCTCCCCCTCCCGGCAAAAGCCCCAGAATCGGATCGAGGCCAACTCGATAGGGCGTGCCCGGTATTGGAATGGCATTATCCAGCACATCGCTAATCAACCGCACCCGTTTTAAGGCCGGAGATGGGGAATCCGTTCGAGGCAGGCGTTTCATCTGGCCCATCGCTAGTCGCCCACATACCCCCATTGATCATTCAACTTGATCACAGCCAGACCATCAGCAAAGGAAGTAGCATCGTCAAATTGTAAATCCAACAAGTAGTCGCCTTTGGGGTCAATATAGCCCCACTTATTAATAATTTTGACTGCAGCCAGACCATGGGAGAAGGGATAGGCATCATCAAACTGGAGGCGAATCACAGCATTCCCGGTTCGATCGATAAACCCATACTTATGGCCACTCCGCACCAGGGCCAGCCCATGGGAAAAACTAAAGGTATCATCAAAAACTGGCTGAATCACAACCTCACCCTTATGGTCGATATAGCCATACTTCCCATCGATTCTGACCCTGGCCAGCCCTTCTCGAAAGGTATGCGCCACATCAAATTGAGGCTTGATCACGTATTTGCCTGATTTATCAATGAAACCATACTTGTCTTCCTGGGTAACCCTGGCCAGCCCCTCGACAAAGTTATCTGCACTATCAAACTGTGGCTGAATGACCAGCCGACCCGTTTTATCAATGTAGCCATAGCGGTGATCAATCTCGACGCCAGCCAAACCCTCGGAAAATACACTGGCTGCACTCTCAAATTGAGGCTTCACCAGATATTTACCTGTGGCATCAATATACCCGT
Proteins encoded:
- a CDS encoding HAD-IA family hydrolase, whose amino-acid sequence is MPVPPTTPIHTVIFDFDGTIADTLDVVVRIANHLAGEFGYEPVTNEQVKAFKHLSSRQIIQSSGVPLMRVPFLLRRVRTELKTEISTAIPIPGIPEVLAQLQIQGYHLGIATSNSRDNVLAFLAANQLTPAFDFIYSGLTLLGKGRLLKRILAKERLHPTSVVYVGDETRDIEAAKQVGVWTIAVAWGFNSREILTKHQPDYLIHHPQQLLEVLAQNGQSAR
- a CDS encoding DUF4112 domain-containing protein, with protein sequence MKRLPRTDSPSPALKRVRLISDVLDNAIPIPGTPYRVGLDPILGLLPGGGDTIGAILSVYIVFEAARLGVSRDILLRMVGHVIMDALLGVLPVLGDLADVTWKANSRNLALLEAHIDQPEAGQPIDRVFIVLLVMGLLATLLAIGILAAWLVSLLFRWMVGGF